A part of Podarcis muralis chromosome 13, rPodMur119.hap1.1, whole genome shotgun sequence genomic DNA contains:
- the LOC114581509 gene encoding olfactory receptor 5V1-like: MEGNNQTSVTEFILLGFSGFSQAQFPLFVAFVSAYAGALVGNISIITLIRVCHTLHTPMYFFLVNLSLLDICTITAIIPQMLLNLMDEKKTISFQCCLTQAYFFVIFLATELLLLAVMAFDRYVAICQPLRYTVIMSQKVCSYLVIGTWVLGILLANVHVLSVLRLSFCGPSTINHFFCELPPLLQLSCTDTTFNQYLMLVTDLFLGFGCFLMTLVSYIYIVSSILKIQSVQGKKKAFSTCSSHLMVVTLFYSSVIYTYVRPPSMYLDMDKIVAVLYTVITPILNPLIYSLRNKEVKEAFKKFVRLDRN; this comes from the coding sequence ATGGAAGGTAACAATCAAACTTCTGTGACAGAATTCATCTTACTGGGCTTCTCTGGCTTCTCTCAAGCACAATTTCCCCTCTTTGTGGCCTTTGTATCTGCCTATGCAGGAGCTCTGGTGGGCAACATTTCTATCATCACATTGATCAGGGTCTGTCACACACTTCACACTCCTATGTACTTTTTTCTGGTCAACCTCTCCCTCCTGGACATTTGCACCATCACTGCAATCattccccagatgctgttgaattTAATGGATGAGAAAAAGACCATCTCCTTCCAATGCTGCTTAACACAGGCTTATTTCTTTGTCATCTTCCTGGCCACTGAACTGCTGTTGTTGGCTGTGATGGCTTTTGACCGCTATGTAGCCATCTGCCAACCTTTGCGCTACACCGTCATCATGAGCCAGAAAGTCTGCAGTTACTTAGTGATTGGGACATGGGTGCTTGGTATCCTACTTGCCAATGTTCATGTTCTCTCTGTCCTCCGCTTGTCCTTCTGTGGACCCAGTACTATCAACCACTTCTTTTGCGAGCTACCGCCACTGCTTCAGCTCTCCTGCACAGACACAACCTTCAACCAGTATCTAATGTTGGTGACAGACCTCTTTTTGGGCTTTGGTTGCTTTCTGATGACTCTAGTCTCTTACATCTACATTGTTTCCTCTATCCTGAAGATCCAATCGGTGCAAGGGAAGAAAAAGGCTTTCTCCACATGCTCCTCTCATTTAATGGTGGTGACACTTTTCTACAGTTCAGTCATTTACACTTATGTTAGACCTCCATCCATGTACCTTGACATGGACAAAATTGTAGCAGTATTGTACACAGTGATCACCCCTATTCTCAACCCCCTTATTTACAGTCTAAGGAACAAGGAGGTAAAAGAGGCATTCAAGAAGTTTGTGAGGCTAGACAGAAACTAA
- the LOC114582908 gene encoding olfactory receptor 12D1-like: protein MENQTDVREFILMGLTNLWELQHTLFAIFLLMYLASIVGNAAIVVVAIAEPKLHTPMYFFLGNLSCLDIFFSTVTVPKMLAGFLLPVQTISFAGCMAQLHFFHFLGSSEVILLGIMAFDRYVAICNPLRYSIIMRKHVCQILAAATWSTGFFHALMHAVATARLPFCGPNHIEHFLCDIKPLLKLACGSTHLNLMLLNTVTSCIAMGPFIATLLSYFYIITFLLFKVQSRSSKQKAFSTCGSHLMVVGLLYVPVLFNYMLPSVGNASQRDMMVTLIYSAVTPVLNPLIYTLRNQEVKAALVKILGRFSLFTEWK, encoded by the coding sequence ATGGAGAACCAAACAGATGTGAGAGAGTTCATCTTGATGGGACTGACCAATCTTTGGGAGCTTCAGCACACACTATTTGCTATCTTTCTCTTGATGTATCTGGccagcattgtgggaaatgcagCTATTGTGGTTGTCGCAATAGCTGAGCCAAAACTTCACACTCCTATGTACTTTTTTCTTGGAAACCTTTCCTGCCTTGACATCTTCTTTTCCACAGTCACTGTTCCTAAGATGCTAGCTGGTTTTCTGTTGCCAGTCCAAACCATTTCCTTTGCTGGCTGCATGGCCCAGCTCCACTTTTTCCATTTCTTGGGCAGCAGTGAAGTCATTCTTCTGGGAATAATGGCATTTGACCGATATGTTGCAATATGCAACCCTTTGCGTTACTCCATCATCATGCGCAAGCACGTCTGCCAAATCTTGGCAGCAGCCACATGGTCCACTGGCTTTTTTCATGCCCTGATGCATGCAGTGGCAACTGCCCGTTTGCCCTTCTGTGGGCCCAATCACATTGAGCATTTTTTGTGTGACATCAAACCTTTGCTGAAACTGGCCTGCGGTAGCACACACCTCAACCTCATGCTCCTCAATACTGTAACCAGCTGCATTGCAATGGGTCCTTTTATAGCAACACTCCTCTCCTACTTCTACATtatcacttttcttctcttcaaaGTGCAATCCAGAAGTAGTAAACAGAAAGCCTTCTCCACCTGTGGATCCCATCTGATGGTGGTTGGTTTGCTCTATGTGCCTGTTTTGTTTAACTACATGCTCCCCTCTGTGGGTAATGCTTCTCAAAGGGACATGATGGTGACCCTAATATACAGTGCAGTCACACCAGTTTTGAACCCACTTATTTATACTCTGAGGAACCAGGAAGTCAAAGCTGCCTTGGTGAAGATTTTGGGAAGATTTTCACTTTTCACTGAATGGAAATGA